The following nucleotide sequence is from Pungitius pungitius chromosome 6, fPunPun2.1, whole genome shotgun sequence.
ttactcACGGTTATGATttaaatgtagcgaagtacaattcttcaaacaaaaaatacttaagtaaaagtaaaattacagattgaAAAAAATAGTACACAAAAATACTATTCAATTACAGTAACctcgagtaaatgtaattcgttactttccacctctgtgtAGATATAAATACAATCATACAATCAACTTTCATTTATGTatggttacattcatttacttatttccatatttacttcagaatttatttatttatcttcacatgtattttttttttttacgcatttatttatttattcctgtatttatttatacatgtatacatttgtTTATCTATTTATACTTAGGTCATTTGTCCTCCATATTGCTGTACGTACATAGTAAACAATGTTTGCACATCTACTGCCAAAGAAAACATGGACTCGGGGACTCTTGGTGGTGGTCCATCTATACTTCGAACCAGCAATAAAAAACAGTTGCCCGTTTATGACCGCATTAGCTTTTCCTCTCATAAATAAgcatttttttcataatttaaaaaatattcctAAAATTCCAAGCTAATCCTGGAAGGTATCCAGAATAAGAGCATGCAGGTATCGATCACTAttattcaaaatgtttattttgtacgtcgctttggataaaagcgtcagctaaatgacatgtaatgtaaattggTGTATAACTGAACGTTTGATCCATAAACTTATTTAGATGTTCCACGAATCATGTCGTTAATtgttaatgtgtttaatgagGGTTTATTTTGGGGGCGCACAGCGCCAAACGGAAGTCCGCTGTGTGGCGTGTCGGGCTTGACTCTGCTGCATCGACCTTGGCTAGTTGAAGATGGCAGGAACGGCGTGGAGGTCAGCGGTATGTACGGTGCAAATGTGGAAATAGTATCTTTAGTATCACACCACACCCATGACATTGTGTTTAGATTATCCCAGGGATGGTAAGACTGCAGACATAGCAGAGAATACTGTTAACATTCCCTACTggtttaactaacgttagctagcttcaCGCTACTTCCTGTTAGTTACTATAGCAACCTGATCATTGACTGCTGTTTAGCTTGCTAGTCGCTGGTTAGCATGCATTCCACGAAAAGGGTAACATTGGCTAACTTGCACGTCTCTAACCGTAGCTTGTTGTAAAGGTTAGCTTATAGCTGATTGCTCAACAGATTTCACTGAAATGTCCCTCATCTACAGATTCTTAATCTACTAAAACAGTGGGGTTTGTCGCTCAATGGCAAGGATAAAATCAAGGCTCAGGAAGTAAGTTAAGTCAAGCACTCTGATTAAGCATAGTTACTTGTTGACCATCGTTGTTGTGTTGGTAGTCTAATGTGAACTCTCATTAGTGTTTCAAAGCCAAAGGTCTCCCCTAGCATCACTTTTACTGTAGGTGATCTACATTACCCACATTCTGATTGAATGGTTTTTATCAACAATAAATGATCGTTTTATGTGTTCATAGTAGCTCATTCTAAACAAGAAAACAGAACTTTGCCTTTTCAATACAACGACCATGCTATTCAGGAACTACCGACTCCTGCTGGGAATTGGATTGAGTCTCCTCTTCTGGAATGTCCTTGCTAATTGATGCCAAATCACGCTTATCCAACCATCCAGTTATTAATCGCTTGTGCCTAATGTAATTATGTACTGCTTTCATGTTTATAGATATTACAATGACCACCGATGCAACAGTGAGAATGTACCTTTTGGTTCAAAGAGTGCAGTGCACAATTAACAATTATCCAGATGACTTAGTCTCTCCTATAAAAATCAGTGTAACAATTTGGGGTAATTGTGTTCTCATTTAggaatgaggtttttttttcctttacaaaCCATTGGCCATTTTGATTGTCAGGTTTCACAAGTGGTTGGAGCTCTGAAGAAAGAGACTCTACAACCCAGGACGTTCACGCGTGGAGTATGTATCCTCCAATGCTACACAAGAAATCTTGAAGAATCTTGATGCAACTTTTTGCTTACATTAATCTGTGACTCCTAGAGTCTGTAATTTTCTTATATTGTTGAAtgttatgtttctttttttttctgccactcAGATTCACACTGTTACTTTAATCCCTGGGGATGGAATTGGTCCAGAGATCTCCACTGCTGTCATGAAGATATTTGAAGTAGCTAAAGTTAGTACTCAATTACGGAACCAAACATCCTTGTTCACCAGCGACATCAACTAGCAAATTAATTGTTTATGTTGCAATGGATTATACTATAGTTGCATTTGAAACAAATCCGATCAAATCATAAATTAAAACTTAAAATCTGCATAATGTAATCTGTACATTCTTATTATTTAGGCACCTATTCAGTGGGAGGAGAGAAATGTTACAGCCATCAAAGGACCTGGTGGCAAGTGGATGATCCCTCCTGATGCGAAAGAATCCATGGACCGGAACAAAATCGGCCTTAAAGGTAACGTCTTTaagtattattactaaaataaacTACAATAGCAATATCATCACTCTGTCCCTTGAGTCGGAAAGAGGTTTAAAAATATGTGACGCGTAAATTACTGTTCATTCTTGACACGATACATTCGTTTGGATCCAACCCgagtgttatttttgttttagtaAATAATATTGACTTTTTTAACATACAGGTCCTTTGAAGACACCTATAGCTGCTGGCCATCCCTCCATGAACCTCCTTCTGAGGAAAACCTTTGACCTCTATGCCAATGTGCGCCCCTGTGCGTCCATTGAGGGCTACAAGACCCCCTACACAGATGTGAACCTGGTCACCATCAGGGAGAACACTGAGGGAGAGTACAGTGGGATTGAACATGTGGTGAGACCCTTTTAACAATACATAACCTGTTAAGATGTTACACCCTTTacggtttatttttttaataaacattgttatttttacattttgcttttttCCTCACTGAATTatcatttcagcttgtttcatttaatAGATCAAATACATCATCATCTTCTTTCGCTTCCCCAGTAAAGATATTAAGGAACTGAACCATTAgcagtttgtatttttaaacactagttttatttgacatatttgaCCTGAATGTCTTGTGGATTTGTACATTTTCAGATTGTTGATGGGGTTGTACAGAGTATTAAACTCATCACAGAGCAAGCCAGCCAACGCATCGCAGAGTATGCATTTGAATATGCCAAAAATAATCAGAGGGCCAGTGTTACTGCTGTTCATAAGGCCAATATTATGTAAGTTGTATTCAGTACAAATTACCTGAAGTAATTTGTCATTCTAAAGCTgtttgtcaaaatgaaatggTTGTCCTCTGTTGACATTGTTTATAGGCGCATGTCGGATGGCCTTTTCCTACGAACATGCAGAGAGGCTGCTGAAAAGCACAAGGATGTGAAGTTCAATGAGATGTACTTGGATACTGTGTGCCTTAATGTAAGTCCCAATCGCTTCTGAGAGTATGTATCATGTTTTAGATGGATGTATTTGGTTGGATGTATATTGATGAATAGTGGCATTGTTCATAAATGTTCTCGTAGATGGTACAAGATCCCTCACAGTTTGATGTATTAGTGATGCCAAATTTGTATGGTGACATCTTGAGGTAAGTAAACCTCTTACACAGTGCACCTTTTTATATAATACGTCCTACTTGTCTCCATTGTATTGTTCCTCAATGAAATGGACCAAAAATGACACATTCACAAATTAAAGTAGTTGTGCAGAGAGCAGATGATGTAATCCTGCAGCAAGTTCTCCATTTCCGAACATGCATTTACACACCAGTATAAATCATATcatctggttttattgtacatttaaaaataaggtGAAACCAAGACATTGATGTTCTGTTGAGTATTAAAACATTACACTGACTAGATCTACGTTTGTTGCAACCTGTGTGCTTTAGTATATTCATGAAATCTAGTTTGTATGGTCAATATTTCTGTACAGAATGCATCTTAAGTTAACTGTTTTTACCATTGCAGTGATCTTTGTGCTGGACTAATTGGAGGTCTTGGAGTGACTCCGAGTGGAAACATTGGTGCTAATGGTGTTGCCATATTTGAGTCGGTATGTTCTTTTCATTCCCAGTTATcagattattttgtattttatgtttatgGTCAGGTTAGGTTAGTTAAAGAGTGAGTTCTTTAATCGGCCATCAACAGCCGTGAAAGTAAAACAGGCCTCCCCTTTAGCAAGGGAAGAAAATATAccacatttgaaaatgaaagatttttttttttttaccacatttgTTATCAATTGACCACCATATGTTTTTTACGTTCTGTGATATTTTACAGTGTGTTCTATAGTTCTATATGTGGTTGGGATGGGGGGGTTCCTGGATTTTCTGTTCTTGAGCACTGCATCGCCACCTTGTGGTATATTTCATCCCCGTTACATGGGGCCGAGCAGGCAATAGTGATCTGggttgattttttattttttttcttcccctccgaAG
It contains:
- the idh3a gene encoding isocitrate dehydrogenase [NAD] subunit alpha, mitochondrial isoform X3, whose protein sequence is MAGTAWRSAIHTVTLIPGDGIGPEISTAVMKIFEVAKAPIQWEERNVTAIKGPGGKWMIPPDAKESMDRNKIGLKGPLKTPIAAGHPSMNLLLRKTFDLYANVRPCASIEGYKTPYTDVNLVTIRENTEGEYSGIEHVIVDGVVQSIKLITEQASQRIAEYAFEYAKNNQRASVTAVHKANIMRMSDGLFLRTCREAAEKHKDVKFNEMYLDTVCLNMVQDPSQFDVLVMPNLYGDILSDLCAGLIGGLGVTPSGNIGANGVAIFESVHGTAPDIAGKDMANPTALLLSAVMMLRHMGLHGHAQKIETACFDVIRDKKALTKDLGGNSKCSEFTDAICQRVRELV
- the idh3a gene encoding isocitrate dehydrogenase [NAD] subunit alpha, mitochondrial isoform X1, giving the protein MAGTAWRSAILNLLKQWGLSLNGKDKIKAQEVSQVVGALKKETLQPRTFTRGIHTVTLIPGDGIGPEISTAVMKIFEVAKAPIQWEERNVTAIKGPGGKWMIPPDAKESMDRNKIGLKGPLKTPIAAGHPSMNLLLRKTFDLYANVRPCASIEGYKTPYTDVNLVTIRENTEGEYSGIEHVIVDGVVQSIKLITEQASQRIAEYAFEYAKNNQRASVTAVHKANIMRMSDGLFLRTCREAAEKHKDVKFNEMYLDTVCLNMVQDPSQFDVLVMPNLYGDILSDLCAGLIGGLGVTPSGNIGANGVAIFESVHGTAPDIAGKDMANPTALLLSAVMMLRHMGLHGHAQKIETACFDVIRDKKALTKDLGGNSKCSEFTDAICQRVRELV
- the idh3a gene encoding isocitrate dehydrogenase [NAD] subunit alpha, mitochondrial isoform X2, translated to MAGTAWRSAVSQVVGALKKETLQPRTFTRGIHTVTLIPGDGIGPEISTAVMKIFEVAKAPIQWEERNVTAIKGPGGKWMIPPDAKESMDRNKIGLKGPLKTPIAAGHPSMNLLLRKTFDLYANVRPCASIEGYKTPYTDVNLVTIRENTEGEYSGIEHVIVDGVVQSIKLITEQASQRIAEYAFEYAKNNQRASVTAVHKANIMRMSDGLFLRTCREAAEKHKDVKFNEMYLDTVCLNMVQDPSQFDVLVMPNLYGDILSDLCAGLIGGLGVTPSGNIGANGVAIFESVHGTAPDIAGKDMANPTALLLSAVMMLRHMGLHGHAQKIETACFDVIRDKKALTKDLGGNSKCSEFTDAICQRVRELV